From Calditrichota bacterium, the proteins below share one genomic window:
- a CDS encoding molybdopterin-dependent oxidoreductase encodes MSKRNGSSIGIRIDNQPLRVAAGSTILQAAQQHGIYIPTLCAHKDLVPFGGCRLCVVEVDGMRGFPTACTTPAEEGMVVRTHTVQLQQMRSEILRLILSEHPASCLVCDEEQECREYMHTIRKVGVTTGCRFCPNDNHCELQEVVRYLGVKEIGYPVYYRGLRVEKEDPFYDRDYNLCILCGRCIRVCQEVRLANTLSFKQRGRYTVIGPAFQRTHLEAGCEFCGACVEVCPTGALAEKVRKWEGKPERTVRSTCALCGLGCRIQLEVKGGEVIGSLPAEDPAVNAGQLCVKGRFCIAELVNTPERARLPAVRKGGAYVEVSWEEALAHAAERMAACQPDEFAMLVSADCTNEDLYVAYKFATQVMGSPHVLTSGSLYYGNALPSYLRLHALSVPLAELRRADVVLCVMADTRFSMSVVGVELRRAQRRGARLLTLNPRDHNLALVADLWLRPEPGKEGELLRAMSAEIARSVLGSTGTRDDEVQSAVRLLRRGRRPVILLGPEFMREPHAADIVTAVEELARVCRAGVLPLPVHANFLGAMLVQTLFSRPETSWDSVSALGAAKRLGVLYLVGEHIPAPQRWADYVIYQNCYLPPEQSQVDVLLPVAAFTEVDGSLVNGDGRLRVLTRAVAPPGQAMPDWMILARLARQMGKSGFEYENVQQLQREIWARWEERGLALPSRGPQRWPWEEMTTAAAAVQAEATPAEKDSLMAYAHLSAHTYRGFPLAAFVEGAGTIFGGSVAVFHPEDAATLGVANGAEVELSGNGLQWRGKAEVRPEQLRGIASVQLAGTSMPLGLTGPVTVRVTHG; translated from the coding sequence TCTACATCCCCACCCTGTGCGCGCACAAGGACTTGGTACCGTTCGGGGGGTGTCGCCTCTGCGTGGTGGAGGTGGACGGTATGCGGGGCTTTCCTACGGCCTGCACCACGCCGGCCGAAGAGGGCATGGTGGTGCGCACGCACACCGTGCAGTTGCAGCAGATGCGTAGCGAAATTCTGCGCCTCATTCTGAGCGAACACCCGGCAAGCTGCTTGGTATGCGATGAGGAGCAGGAGTGCCGTGAGTACATGCACACCATCCGCAAGGTGGGGGTCACCACCGGCTGCCGCTTCTGCCCCAATGACAATCACTGCGAGCTCCAGGAGGTGGTGCGCTACCTGGGCGTGAAGGAGATCGGCTACCCCGTGTACTACCGCGGCCTGCGCGTGGAGAAAGAAGACCCCTTCTACGACCGGGATTACAACCTGTGCATTCTCTGTGGTCGCTGCATCCGCGTGTGCCAGGAGGTGCGCCTGGCGAACACCCTATCTTTCAAGCAGCGGGGCAGGTACACGGTGATTGGGCCTGCTTTTCAGCGCACTCACTTAGAAGCAGGCTGCGAATTCTGCGGCGCATGCGTGGAGGTCTGCCCCACTGGGGCATTGGCAGAAAAGGTCCGAAAGTGGGAAGGGAAGCCGGAGCGCACCGTACGCAGCACTTGCGCACTGTGTGGCCTGGGGTGCCGCATCCAGCTCGAAGTGAAGGGCGGTGAAGTCATCGGCAGCCTGCCCGCAGAGGACCCAGCGGTCAATGCCGGGCAGCTGTGCGTCAAGGGACGTTTCTGCATCGCCGAACTGGTGAACACGCCGGAGCGTGCCCGATTGCCGGCAGTGCGCAAGGGAGGGGCCTACGTGGAGGTATCGTGGGAGGAGGCACTGGCGCACGCGGCAGAGCGCATGGCCGCCTGCCAGCCTGACGAGTTTGCCATGCTGGTCTCGGCAGATTGTACTAACGAAGACCTTTATGTCGCCTACAAATTTGCCACGCAGGTGATGGGCTCGCCGCATGTGCTCACCTCGGGAAGCCTCTACTACGGGAACGCCTTGCCATCCTACCTGCGGCTCCATGCCCTGTCAGTCCCCCTGGCAGAACTGCGGCGGGCGGACGTGGTGCTCTGCGTCATGGCGGATACGCGCTTCAGCATGTCGGTGGTGGGAGTGGAGCTGCGGCGGGCGCAGCGCCGAGGTGCACGCCTGCTGACCCTCAACCCCAGAGACCACAATCTGGCGCTGGTGGCGGATCTCTGGTTGCGCCCCGAGCCTGGAAAAGAGGGAGAGCTTCTCCGGGCAATGAGCGCAGAGATTGCGAGGAGCGTGCTCGGCTCCACAGGGACGCGCGACGATGAGGTGCAGAGTGCCGTACGCCTTCTGCGTAGAGGGCGCCGGCCAGTGATCCTCCTGGGGCCCGAGTTTATGCGTGAACCCCATGCCGCAGACATTGTCACGGCTGTGGAGGAACTGGCACGGGTCTGTAGGGCAGGAGTCCTCCCCCTCCCTGTGCACGCCAACTTCCTTGGGGCAATGCTGGTGCAAACGCTTTTCAGTCGTCCAGAAACGTCCTGGGACAGCGTGTCGGCGCTGGGTGCGGCGAAAAGGCTCGGCGTGCTCTACCTGGTGGGCGAGCACATCCCTGCGCCCCAGCGGTGGGCAGATTATGTCATTTACCAGAACTGTTACCTGCCGCCTGAGCAGAGCCAGGTGGACGTGCTGCTCCCGGTGGCCGCATTCACCGAGGTGGATGGCTCACTGGTCAATGGCGATGGTAGGCTGCGCGTGTTGACCAGGGCCGTTGCCCCGCCTGGCCAGGCAATGCCTGACTGGATGATCCTGGCGCGCCTGGCCCGCCAGATGGGCAAGTCGGGATTCGAATATGAGAATGTGCAGCAGCTGCAGCGGGAGATTTGGGCACGCTGGGAGGAGCGAGGACTTGCACTCCCTTCGCGAGGGCCTCAGCGATGGCCATGGGAGGAGATGACCACGGCGGCGGCAGCCGTGCAAGCAGAGGCAACTCCGGCAGAGAAGGATTCCCTCATGGCCTATGCCCATCTCAGCGCGCACACCTATCGCGGCTTTCCGCTGGCGGCGTTTGTGGAGGGGGCAGGAACTATTTTCGGCGGAAGCGTGGCGGTGTTCCACCCAGAAGACGCCGCAACGCTTGGTGTTGCCAATGGTGCCGAGGTGGAGCTGAGCGGGAACGGCCTACAGTGGCGGGGGAAAGCCGAAGTCCGCCCGGAGCAGCTGCGTGGGATCGCCTCGGTGCAGCTGGCGGGCACCTCGATGCCCCTTGGGCTGACTGGTCCGGTGACAGTGAGGGTGACTCATGGCTGA
- a CDS encoding sulfide/dihydroorotate dehydrogenase-like FAD/NAD-binding protein, with protein sequence MAELRATQMLVPNMHLLTVFAPEVARGMRPGQFVIVRAEEEGERIPLSVADWDEAEGTLSIVFMNVGGTTNALAALPAGSTLPTVVGPLGKPTEIDHYGTVLCVGGCYGIGSIFPIARALHQAGNRVIVVLEARSSFLLFWEERLRSVADALHIITRDGSKGLRGHVGRLAEIIAAAQPIHRILVNGCTFLLKRVADVSKPFAIKTMVSLNPIMIDGTGMCGVCRVSVAGATQFACVDGPDFDGHQVDWQELLQRRKQYVREETLAYRSSRGEEHRICQGHAHA encoded by the coding sequence ATGGCTGAACTGCGCGCAACGCAAATGCTTGTCCCCAACATGCACCTGCTGACGGTCTTTGCGCCAGAGGTCGCGCGTGGCATGCGGCCTGGGCAGTTCGTCATCGTGCGGGCAGAAGAGGAAGGCGAGCGCATCCCATTGTCGGTCGCCGATTGGGACGAAGCTGAGGGAACCCTCAGCATTGTGTTCATGAACGTCGGAGGGACGACAAACGCGCTGGCCGCACTACCTGCGGGGAGCACGCTCCCTACTGTGGTTGGGCCCCTTGGCAAACCCACGGAAATAGACCACTATGGGACCGTGCTCTGTGTAGGGGGCTGTTATGGCATCGGCAGTATCTTTCCCATCGCGCGGGCGCTGCACCAGGCGGGTAACAGGGTGATCGTCGTGCTGGAGGCGCGGAGCAGCTTTCTTCTCTTCTGGGAGGAGCGCCTGCGCTCTGTGGCCGATGCACTGCACATCATCACCCGCGACGGTAGCAAAGGGCTGCGCGGCCATGTGGGGAGGCTGGCCGAGATCATCGCCGCCGCGCAGCCGATACACCGCATCCTGGTCAATGGGTGTACCTTTCTTCTGAAGCGAGTTGCCGATGTGAGCAAGCCTTTTGCTATCAAGACCATGGTCAGCCTCAATCCCATCATGATCGACGGCACCGGGATGTGTGGCGTGTGCCGGGTCAGCGTGGCGGGAGCCACCCAGTTCGCCTGTGTGGACGGCCCGGACTTTGACGGGCACCAGGTCGATTGGCAGGAGCTTCTCCAGCGCCGCAAACAGTACGTGCGCGAGGAGACGCTGGCCTATCGCAGCAGCCGAGGCGAAGAACACCGGATCTGTCAGGGACACGCTCATGCCTGA
- the gltA gene encoding NADPH-dependent glutamate synthase, with product MPEPSKKKLDLHRREMPKQPPEVRRRNFNEVALGYPVETAVEEAQRCLNCPKPSCISGCPVEIDIPRFIQCIAAKDFAAGIRVIKEKNCLPAVCGRVCPQEEQCEAACLLKKRGGQIAIGRLERFLADWEAAQGELEIPPVPPPTGRRVAVVGGGPAGLTVAGDLIRLGHAVTIFEALHKMGGVLVYGIPEFRLPKAIVHREVNYLRRLGVQIVTDFVVGKTRTVDSLLEEYDAVFIGSGAGLPWFMKIPGENLNGVYSANEYLTRMNLMKGFLFPKFRTPIKEHRRVAVIGGGNVAMDCARTALRLGAEVRIVYRRSREELPARAEEIENAEEEGVIFDFLTLPVRYIGDGNGWVKEMECLRMKLGEPDASGRRRPIPIEGSEYRLPVDAVVCAIGNSPNPLIAATTPGLEVGKNGNIVVDEETGKTSRERVWAGGDVVTGAATVILAMGAGRKAARSIHEYLCSL from the coding sequence ATGCCTGAGCCGAGCAAGAAAAAGCTCGATCTCCACCGGCGAGAGATGCCCAAGCAGCCGCCCGAGGTACGCAGGCGCAATTTCAACGAAGTGGCCTTGGGCTACCCGGTGGAGACGGCCGTAGAGGAAGCACAACGTTGCCTCAATTGCCCCAAGCCGTCCTGTATCAGCGGCTGCCCAGTGGAGATCGACATTCCGCGTTTCATCCAGTGCATAGCCGCCAAGGATTTCGCCGCCGGCATCAGGGTCATCAAAGAAAAGAACTGCCTGCCGGCGGTGTGCGGGAGGGTGTGCCCGCAAGAAGAACAGTGCGAGGCGGCATGCCTGCTAAAAAAGCGCGGGGGCCAGATTGCCATCGGCAGGTTGGAGCGCTTCTTAGCGGACTGGGAGGCGGCCCAGGGCGAATTGGAGATTCCGCCCGTGCCGCCGCCCACGGGCAGGAGAGTGGCCGTGGTGGGAGGGGGGCCAGCTGGGTTGACCGTGGCAGGTGACCTCATCAGGTTGGGGCACGCCGTGACCATTTTCGAGGCACTGCACAAGATGGGCGGGGTACTGGTCTACGGCATCCCGGAGTTCCGTCTGCCCAAGGCCATCGTCCACCGCGAGGTGAATTACCTGCGGCGCCTGGGCGTGCAAATCGTGACCGATTTCGTGGTTGGCAAGACGCGTACCGTCGATAGCCTGCTGGAAGAGTACGACGCCGTGTTTATCGGTTCCGGGGCCGGACTGCCGTGGTTTATGAAAATCCCCGGGGAAAACCTCAACGGTGTCTACTCGGCAAACGAGTATCTGACGCGCATGAACCTGATGAAGGGTTTCCTCTTCCCCAAGTTCCGCACGCCGATCAAGGAGCACAGACGGGTGGCGGTCATCGGGGGAGGGAATGTGGCCATGGATTGTGCTCGCACTGCCCTGCGTCTGGGGGCTGAGGTGCGCATCGTCTATCGGCGTTCGCGCGAGGAATTGCCGGCACGCGCCGAAGAGATAGAAAACGCCGAGGAAGAAGGGGTGATCTTCGATTTCCTTACGCTGCCGGTGCGCTACATCGGCGACGGCAACGGCTGGGTGAAGGAAATGGAATGCCTGCGCATGAAACTTGGCGAGCCGGATGCCTCTGGTCGCCGCCGACCCATTCCCATTGAGGGCTCAGAATACCGCCTGCCGGTGGACGCCGTGGTCTGCGCCATCGGCAATAGCCCTAACCCCCTCATTGCGGCAACCACCCCAGGCTTGGAAGTGGGCAAGAACGGCAATATCGTGGTGGACGAAGAAACGGGCAAGACCTCCCGCGAGCGCGTGTGGGCCGGGGGCGACGTGGTCACCGGAGCTGCCACCGTAATCTTGGCCATGGGGGCCGGGCGCAAGGCCGCGCGCTCCATCCACGAGTACCTCTGCTCGTTGTAA